Part of the Stigmatopora argus isolate UIUO_Sarg chromosome 3, RoL_Sarg_1.0, whole genome shotgun sequence genome, GTCATGTGCTTTTATAACCAGTCAAatcaagttgaaaaaaaaatgtttgtggccttcaaaaataaatgtttaatgaaaaatattattggggaaaaaaaaaatcaaacctatTTTGAAGACCACACTTGTGTTAAGGAGATCCTCATCATCGCCTTCATCGCAGCTGCTGACTGATTGGCGGGATATGAAGATGTTGCCTTGAATAAAACGAAGCGTTAGAATTAAACAAATTCCCGTCTGTTTCACTCTAAAATTACTGAATTAAACTTACTGGGCTTGATGTCCATATGCACCAATGCCATGGAGTGGATGTACTTAAGTCCACGGGCCACCTGTAGAAGCAGGTCCTTGAGCTCCAGCTCCGAAAAGCGGGCGCAGCAGCGGGCGTTGTCAGCCATCACGTCTGACAGCGTGCCGCCGTTGCAGTACTCGTTCTGGATCAGCATGTGGCCTTCCTCCGCCCATGCCGAGTAGTACCGCACCACGTGCCGATGCTGACCGAGCACAGCGTGAGCGTACACCTCGCGGAGAGCGTTTTGCCTGTACAAAGAAAAAAGTGACACAATTAAATCATtccaaaacaattgccattttATGGTGAAATATAAGCAATACTCACTCATCCACCGATCCGGCCAAAGGCTTCTTGGAGCGCTTGATTGCATAGAGACAGCCGTCCAATCGCTTGACGCACTTGTACACGGCACCAAACTGGCCACAGCCAATCTTTTCAAGCTCTAGGAACTCAGACACGTAGCGGGACATCATGCTGCTCTCCATCATGGTGATCCTCTGGTGAAGTGGAGCACACATTTAACTCAGTAATTGTGTggcaatattgtttaaaaaaaataaaaataaaaaatatagttACCTTGGAAGGTGGCAAGATTTCCTCTTCATCCTCTCCGTTGCTATAATCCATGTCTTCGCCATTAGAACTGTGTGGAGAACAGAAGGAAGAATGTTTTTACAAAATAGAATGAGTGGGTTTTTAGTTGGGGCCTTTACGCAATAGTTGAATTCTTTTGTAaatctataatttaaaaaaaataaattgagtaTTATCTAGGGAAAGAGAGAAGTGTGTCAGTTGGTCAGACACAGCAGCAGAGTACACGTGTTGGCAGAGGGGGCGTTCACAAGCACACAGGAGAGTTGACGAGCAAGCACGAGGTCGAAGTTCCCAGGCAAAGGTCGGAGGTGAGTAACGCACCGTGCAATTATGAGATTTttacattcaaataaattacAGTGAACAATCacaatttgttttattattaggcAATATTGAAATtttgactcttttttttaatttaaaggcCCTTTTCTATTAACCTAAGGCCACTCTGTTAATTTGGCGAAATTTGAATGTCACTTACTGTTGATTTGGATGACTTTCTGTTCATTCGAGGGCATTCATTTTGGGTGAATTCCAGGCCACTTACTGTTGAATTTGGGGTATGTATGAAGCCcattctgttgattttagggcttTAAAACACCACTCCCTATTGTTTGGAGTCCCTTCGTATTAATTTTGAGGGATTTACTGGTTATTTAGTTAAGTCCTTTTAATTTTGGTGTTTCCACGAGacatcctgtttattttgggacatttaCAAGTCACTTCATGCAGGCTATTGGTTCTTTCTTGTCACTTCTTATTGATTTTGGACCAATACTatgaaaaataaagttttgTTATGACCTCCAATAACACTAATGTTGATTGATGATACTGCAACGGCTATGCCAATTTCTAAAAGCATGTCTATCACATTACCCATTGCACGTTGTGATTAGGCAACAAGACAAATGTTTTGATGAGTaaatttacaatatttaaaTCTATTTTGCCTATGATTCATTTTGTTTCTAGAAAATGGCAAATGTGATTACCAAACAGTTAGGTTTGACCCTCTTTTGGAGAATTGAGGACTAAAGAGAACTGTAACATACACATTCCGGTGTGGCCGCTTTCTGTTGTTGCTTTGCTGTGTGGCCGACTGGATGAGCAGGGAATCGGGGGTAAAGGGGTTGATGTTGACTGCGGCAGTATGACGCCTCTTGCCACTGTCTGTGAGAGGTCTTGGAGCAGTCACCATGGGCTCCGCTGAATTGAATAATGGGCCCCTAAAGCTGGAATCTCTCACACGAGACAGAAGGCTCTGGAACACAAATATAAAACCTTTCATAGCCAcctcaagcaaaaaaaataaatggataaatacaataaaaattggCAAACCTAGCTACATGCTAGAAAAACAACGACAAAAAGTCCATTCTCGCCTAAATATTCTGGCACTTATTGTAGAAAAAACATCAGTTCAAGATAGTGATTTTATATATACTTTGATGATATGACATTATGTGGTCAAGTCAGTACGGGGGTAATAATTGCCCCTATAATCACCTGAGAGGTGATTTTTAAGGTGTTGTTAGTTactcataaaaataaaagattagtACCTCATATGTTCCCAGTGCCTACACTGTTTTTTGTTATAGTAAATTAAAGTTCATataactgcaacaacaatttgCTGTTGCATTTTGACATTACATAGTAATTTACAGCCCTGCTAAAAGCAAGCCACGTCATTGTGTCTTATTTTCTAATCACCAAACATATTCGCCTGTTCTGCAAAGGGTTAAAAATAGCATTACATAAcgtgaatacatttttaaaaatgatgtcaaaatgttttaattaactTTTATGTGAGCTGAAACTGTACGAATGTTATATAAACAAACGTTTTTTTGCAAAAGTTGTGAGATtcaaatagaaataaagtgttacaGTGCAGCTGCAGTTCATGAGTATGTTATGCAACAGCAACCACTTTAACTGGGTCACTGGGTTGCCAACTGACTCAGCAAAATTGTTGACGTTTAAAATTCGCCTTCGGTCCACAACAAAATGTCCATTTACTTTCATTCATGTTAACCCCCTTATAGAAGCATTTTTACCCACCTTAGGCGTGTGCGGCGTGTCAAAAAGTCGTAGTTTTCGCAGAGTTTTGTGCGGAGGTGTGTCGGGGCATGAGCGGATCGGCGAGCCGGAGCCATCCTTTCGGGCTCGGTTGCACGAGTGGACCGGTGTACCGGAGTACAAAcactgggccttcttcaccgaCGGCGTGCAGACTGCCAAGAGCTCCGAACGTGGGGACATCAAGTGGGACGGGGAGCCAAAACCCTCTTCCGCCCACAACTCGTCCCCGAAACATTGGTTCGGTTCGGGGCTTCCACAAGCATCTCCACCGCCTAACGAGCTTGTTCGCATGGCTGTCGGGGAGTCCAGTTCGTTAAAGCCCGACTCGTTGACGTCCTCAATCGTCTCGTCCTCGCCATCGCTCGCCGTAAAATCAAGTTTCTGGCGGACAGGTCGGGCTTTGGGTGAGAGGCAGTCGAGCAGTAATCTATCGAAGGTCGACATGTTGgccaagtttttttcccccctcgctAAACACTTGATGTCGAAAAATAAGCACGCTCACTATTCCcacaaaaatacagaaaagttGCGTCTTAAACTACCTTGACGAAAGTATTTCAGTCACCGAAGAGGGTTGCGCAAGCCCCGAAAAggctgttgtttttctttaaactcCAGCCCACCACGTTGAAGTCGCCATCGACCGAATGCGACGAAAACGCaccaaaaagggggaaaataaccTACCCGCCTGCGTCGGGTAATCACCCTTCTGCTAATCTGCTAACTTTCCTCGCTCCCTGGCATAAACAAATCACAACgccacaacaatttcaaaaaataaagaggaaaatatatatttttaagaccAATTTATGTCATGCGCGATTCAGCGTTAACGTACTTCCCGCGACCGTTAGTCATGTGGTACTGGGCAGCCAATCAGAGCGCGCCTGCCAACtcttaaaaaaatggagcctTCCACTTAAAAGTATTGGAACATTACGTCATATTGCTCTTTTAAACTAAGTGCATTCTTGAAAGAGAAAATTTAAACAGCCATCTTGCTTATTTTTGTAAATTCTTGTGTGCGTTTATGTAACTTGACCCACTTCTTGAAAAGGTAGTTTGTCAAGCAACTGAACGGTATCTAGTCTATTAGTATGTCATTACTGTAGTACATAGTATCAACCCATTTACAATATTAGATTTGTACTGATCAATGTGTTTAAAATTTTACTCAATTGTTTGTGCAATGAATAACAGTAATGTCCAAGAGCGCCGATGATCATTTTTAATAGTACTTGAACAGAAAACaccttgtaatttttttttaaatcactcagTCCACAAGTTCAGGATCAGTGCTTAAATTACAGTTGATcttctgtgaaaatgtgccaataATACTTATTAATGAGTAAATCACACTTGAtgcttttaattatattttttttattagaaataGCATTAGATGTACCCTGCAATGTGCATGATCGATCATTAGAAAGCACCCTCAAACACATCTCCCCATTTTCTGTTTGGTTGAGAGACAAAATAGTCCAGTTATCAAAATTCTATGTACacttaaaacaatgttcatttgcaTGGCGATAGGAGGGAAACAAACAGACTTTGAAGGAAGACTTGCGAGCTTGCTGTTGcatcattttctttcctttttttttagtccAACTTAATTCTCACTCTCACACTGATTTCAATCTTCCAGTCCAGGCGATTCTCCTTGCTGGATTCTTGAGGCTATTCGGATAGCTTCTTCCAATGATGGCTGATCACTAAGctgtgcatataaaaaaaatagagcttgcatgagtggggaaaaaatagcCACTAACATCACCTTTCatgtttctgaaaaaaatcacttattttggttggttgtatttttttttcattaaatattgCTTGAATCCAATTGACTGAGTCCATACCCGTGGTTCCGTTGTAATTAAAATGATAATGAACACGTGTTAGTAGAAACCGGGGGTTTTCCATGATAAACAAAAGACTGAGAAACAAACTTGCCCCATTTGATGTCATTGAAGAATTTCAGGTTATTTTGAAGCCTGTGCTGACAAACATTACTTTTAGTTTCCATCTAGTTATATTAGAGCTGTTATTACGTCTTATACATCCTGTGAAACATATGAAGAGCTCTTTTCCAAATTAATTACAGCATGGATATTGAAAATAAATCCCTTGTTAGTCCAAATCTACATTTCCCCCGTTCTATCATTTTAAATCAACTTCCAGAAGAAGCAATTGATTACCATGTTCACAATATACTGACCTGCACAGCAATGTGAGTGCCGTTGGAGGTGGCTAGCAAGGTAACGGGGTGAATTTCTTCCTGCTCCTGGCTGTAACTGGCCTCCTCCACAGTTTCAAAGGAAGTCATGCCGGGGGTCATGATGGCCACCTGAAGGAGACAAATATACACTAGTCTAGACATTTCAGTGGTGGGCAAGCTTTGAGGTCATTATtagactgtatttttttaaaaattatattcagtAATAATTGCAATAATAGACCAAGCAAttatttatgaaaatgtttaaactgTACTCAAAATTTATATTTTCAGCTCAGTAATTTTAATCTTGACTGCGTGTGCGTGTATTGAGCAAAGTAATACAGAGATATGGACCAATTAGGTAGTAGCTTTTCAACACAATACTGTAGGGTACTTTTTTTGTACCTGAGCCCCTTGAGTGGCCAGTTCATGAGTTGGGATGGTAATGGTAGTTCCTTCGTGAGTAACCATTGTGATGGTACCACCCATGGCTTGTAGGTCAGCTTCAGAGATGCTAACCTTTGTAGGGACAGAAGAAAAATGTCTCACAGATGCAACAACATGCAGGAAGAAATGATCAGCCAACATAAATTCCCCTAGGATAAGAATGTGAAAACCTTGGACTCCTCAGGTGAAACTGACTCACTGGAGGAGCTCATTTGAATAATTCCagaggaaataaaatattttttttacacattgctCCAAAATGGTTTCATGAGTCAggtcatgaaaaaaaagactctTAGCCAGTGTCCCATTAGCTGCTTTTTATACCTGCTGTTGCGTCCCATCTGCCTGCGTCACCAAGGCGACGTGCTGTTGAGTGACAGCGTCGGCAGTTTCCACAGCAACATGCTCGGAGCCAGAGTCATCTTCCTCCTTGGGCACCGTCGAGTAGGTCACATTGGGGTCATCGATGGCGTCTGGAAACCAGATGACGtttaacattttttatcattaatgAAAATAGACAAGTGGTTGCCAAACGTCAAGCCAGTCATGATCTAAGCTCGTAGTATGGAAATTCATGTAGACTTGCAAATCCCAGGTTGTAAAAATTAGCAAAGGGTGCCCAAATTTTGATAAGAGACATTTTTGAACATGTTGAAATGGAGTTCCTGGAAAATTTCCTGAAAACACTTCCCACAGGGAGAAGCGCTATGGTCTACCCACCAGTGGGTGGTTCAAAGTAGGCCTCTTGTTCCTCTTCGATAGGCTCCGTGTCATTATGAGAAGTGCGCTTGTGCATCGCCAGCGTAGAGATCTGCTTGTAGGTCTTGCCGCAGTGATTGCAGTTGTACGGCTTGCACGGCGTGTGCACAACGTGGTGTTTATAGAGGCTTGAATACTCGGTGAAGCGCTTCTCACACCCGGGCACGGTACATACGTATGGTTTCTCCccttcagaaaaaaagaaaaactaggtATCAGTTCCACCTTAGTGCCAAGGAGTCCATTTTGATGGAGCTCAGTCAGCTGGAGTCAAGATCAAATTACCAGTGTGGATCCTCATGTGGTTCTTATAGTTGGTGGCGCTAGCAAAGGAGCGGCCGCAGTTGGGTTCAGAGCAGTAGTACGGCCGCTCTCCCGTGTGCGTCCGAATGTGTACTTTGCGAATATTAGAGGTGGTAAAAGAGCGGCCACAGCCCTCCACCGGACACTTGAACGGTTTCTCCCCTGCAAGACCACAAATTCAGAGATAGTTGTTCTTATCGGACAGTAGACCACTAAACTTGTACGCCGCACACGGGCAAATTCATGAGGAGCTACAATCACTAGATAATCCTCAATTGCAGgcttaaaaaaatgtggttatAATAGTcgacaaatatataaatgtattctAAATGTGTGGACTCAGTTGTTGAACTTTTCCTGTAAGTCTGTGATTGCATTGATGGACAAACCACATCAGAGCTCCAACATAGTAGTCATTCATTCAAGGAAACTTGTAAAAGAAACTGTACATTTGAGAGGCATATTAGTCTTGGCAAAGGTCACAGTTGTGCTTGTATACCTGTGTGCGTACGCGTGTGCTTCTGAAGGTCACCCGAGGTTTTGAAGGACTTGCAGCAGTTTAGCTCCTGACATCGATAGGGCTTTTCGCCAGTGTGCGTGCGCGAGTGGCTCTTCAATCCATATccttaaggaaaaaaaaaaacaggagatgGAGTGGGGCAAATGAGGCAAATGACATTTACACCACAAACTGACCGACTGTCATCGtggcttgatttaaaaataatcatcatATGATAGGAATTCATTATCTGTTGAATATTTGCAGTTAAAAACTTGTTGTCAAACAATGCTTGGGAACTGTTATATGAAGGTATAATGTCACCTTAGTAAAACCGTTTTGAGAATAAATACCTGTTGCAAACTTCTTCCCACATCCCGGATAGTCACACATGTACGGCTTATCTCCCGTGTGCGAGCGCTCGTGCACCTTTGTTAACAGACACCAGCAATAATGAGGATTCGTGTTAAAAAAGGAAACTTCACTCGTAAATTTAATTGAACTTTTTGGCTACCATCAATGGGTCCACTTTTAAGTCCAGGTACCATATAACACATATTCACCTTAAGATGGTGTGCAGTGGTGTACAACTTCCCGCAGTCCTCGTGCTCACAACGGAATGACTTTTCGCCAACGTTGGCCACCCTCGTCGTTCTGTTTTCCTGACCCTGTAGCACAATCTGTCGGCAAAAAACACGGTGACCCTTTGGAAAAGATCTTGGGATATGCATAATAGTCTTCCATACCCGCATATGCACGCCATTATCCGCCTCAACTCTACTGAAGGGAACCAAAGGGTTCTCCACATTCTCCACCTGAGGAGAAATGAGTGAGGTACTGGAAGAGCTGGAACTGCTCATTCCCTTAAGAAGCACAAAAGTTTGTGGTTATGGTCACCTTGGTAGTGTACTGCTCCAGCAGGCTGATAGTTTCGGGGTCGATGGCGGTGGCCTCAGCCTGCAAGTCAGCGAGGGTGCCATCAGCTTGGATGGCCAAAATGGTGTTGGGCTGCGGCACGTGCACCGTGTGCTGGATGTACGCCGTGCTGCCGTCCTCCAGCTGCACTTCCTGCAGGCCGCCTTGCTCGTATGTTTCTGTATCACGACGAAAGCGCCATGCAGTGAACGGAACCATACTGCTTCATTACCATTGACCTCGATAGACGTCCGATACATTTGAACTAGGTTTAGGCGGTCAGCAGCAAatgccaaatggattggacgtccatctcgACAATCAGTCTTTGTTGGTCACCATACctttgggtgtgtgtatgtaggCTGTTGTTCCATCTTCAAGTTGAACTGCTTGGCCATCTTCCAACTGCAAACTGTCTCCACCTAGAGTAAGCATCCAACATTACGCCAAGTCTGAGTAAATCTCACATTGTGGTCTGTTAACTTGGGGGATGACAATAAGGTGGCACCTGCTTTGGGCACAGACACATGCTGCACGTAGGCAGCGGAGCCGTCTTCCAGCTGGATCACCTGTCCATCCATGATTTGCGTGTCGGAAAAGTTCGGCTTGATATCCCGCTGGATGTAGGCGGTGGAGCCATCGACCAGGGTGACGGCCTGAAGGCTCACTGTGTCCATAGTATCCATTTGATCGCCATCTGGGAAGGCATGACAAATTGGAGACCCAGATGGAAATGGTATGCGGTAAATAAAGTTtataatttgtttgtttcttccCAGTGGAGGTTTGTGCTGTCTGTTCAATAACTTTGTTTCAATATGTTAATTTATATAATGTGATGTCATGGTAGCTGGAATGAATGAAACACTTGTGTTGCATCTAAACAGGAGTACCACACACTAACCCCTTTTTATGTAGTCATTGTGTGGTTGTTCTGTACAAGAACTGATACGGAATGGGGTTGGGACATAATGTGGATTGGATTCAGGGTTGATTGAGGGCTCTCCCACTATAATTttgaaaaactaatttaaagtATGGATAACAAGATCTGTgaattaaaatccaaaaataaaatctagttgtttttttttattttttatttagttattcatttgtttttactaATGTCTAACACTtgggattttacaaaataactaGTAAGAGATATGCCGGTCTTTCTGATGCTCTACTGGCCAGAAGTTAATGAATGTTATTGTTACAGAAGTTTTAGTTCAAG contains:
- the wee1 gene encoding wee1-like protein kinase, which produces MSTFDRLLLDCLSPKARPVRQKLDFTASDGEDETIEDVNESGFNELDSPTAMRTSSLGGGDACGSPEPNQCFGDELWAEEGFGSPSHLMSPRSELLAVCTPSVKKAQCLYSGTPVHSCNRARKDGSGSPIRSCPDTPPHKTLRKLRLFDTPHTPKSLLSRVRDSSFRGPLFNSAEPMVTAPRPLTDSGKRRHTAAVNINPFTPDSLLIQSATQQSNNRKRPHRNVSNGEDMDYSNGEDEEEILPPSKRITMMESSMMSRYVSEFLELEKIGCGQFGAVYKCVKRLDGCLYAIKRSKKPLAGSVDEQNALREVYAHAVLGQHRHVVRYYSAWAEEGHMLIQNEYCNGGTLSDVMADNARCCARFSELELKDLLLQVARGLKYIHSMALVHMDIKPSNIFISRQSVSSCDEGDDEDLLNTSVVFKIGDLGHVTQANNHQVEEGDSRYLANEVLQEDCSNLVKADIFALALTVVSAAGAAPLPSNGDAWHEIRQGKLPSIPQGLSPEFLSLLTRMIHPDATQRPSATDLIRHPVLLTSAKTSADQLRVENNALKCKNALLERELQKAQLARASIGEMGNRSSNSRLIGKMMSRSVSLNIF
- the znf143b gene encoding zinc finger protein 143, giving the protein MLLAQLNRDSQGMTEFHDADGQPVTLCLTEAVTVADGDQMDTMDTVSLQAVTLVDGSTAYIQRDIKPNFSDTQIMDGQVIQLEDGSAAYVQHVSVPKAGGDSLQLEDGQAVQLEDGTTAYIHTPKETYEQGGLQEVQLEDGSTAYIQHTVHVPQPNTILAIQADGTLADLQAEATAIDPETISLLEQYTTKVENVENPLVPFSRVEADNGVHMRIVLQGQENRTTRVANVGEKSFRCEHEDCGKLYTTAHHLKVHERSHTGDKPYMCDYPGCGKKFATGYGLKSHSRTHTGEKPYRCQELNCCKSFKTSGDLQKHTRTHTGEKPFKCPVEGCGRSFTTSNIRKVHIRTHTGERPYYCSEPNCGRSFASATNYKNHMRIHTGEKPYVCTVPGCEKRFTEYSSLYKHHVVHTPCKPYNCNHCGKTYKQISTLAMHKRTSHNDTEPIEEEQEAYFEPPTDAIDDPNVTYSTVPKEEDDSGSEHVAVETADAVTQQHVALVTQADGTQQQVSISEADLQAMGGTITMVTHEGTTITIPTHELATQGAQVAIMTPGMTSFETVEEASYSQEQEEIHPVTLLATSNGTHIAVQLSDQPSLEEAIRIASRIQQGESPGLED